Proteins encoded within one genomic window of Prauserella marina:
- a CDS encoding nucleoside deaminase has product MTITETDLKHLRRCVELARKALADGDEPFGSVLVSPGGEVLFEDHNRVKDGNAMLHPEIAISRWAVDNLARGERAAATVYTSGEHCPMCAASHGWAGLGRIVFAASSAQLGRWLEQWGVPQGPVAPLPITTVVPAAWVEGPVPEFEEEMRVLYRTCFAK; this is encoded by the coding sequence ATGACGATCACCGAGACGGACCTCAAGCACCTGCGCCGCTGCGTCGAATTGGCGAGGAAGGCACTGGCCGACGGCGACGAACCGTTCGGCTCAGTGCTGGTGAGTCCCGGCGGCGAGGTGCTTTTCGAGGACCACAACCGGGTCAAGGACGGAAACGCGATGCTCCATCCGGAAATCGCGATCTCCCGGTGGGCCGTCGACAACCTCGCGCGGGGTGAACGGGCAGCCGCCACGGTCTACACCTCGGGTGAGCATTGCCCGATGTGCGCGGCGAGCCATGGCTGGGCAGGGCTCGGCCGCATCGTCTTCGCGGCCTCCAGCGCCCAGCTCGGCCGGTGGCTGGAGCAGTGGGGCGTACCTCAGGGGCCGGTGGCTCCGCTGCCGATCACGACGGTCGTTCCCGCCGCGTGGGTCGAAGGCCCCGTTCCGGAGTTCGAAGAGGAGATGCGCGTGCTGTACCGCACGTGCTTCGCCAAGTGA